Proteins from a single region of Carassius gibelio isolate Cgi1373 ecotype wild population from Czech Republic chromosome A5, carGib1.2-hapl.c, whole genome shotgun sequence:
- the LOC127996642 gene encoding adenosine receptor A2b translates to MDSLYIAIELLIAVLSISGNVLVCWAVAINSNLKNATNYFLVSLAVADILVGCLAIPFAITISVGLRSDFYGCLFLACFVLVLTQSSIFSLLAVAIDRYLAVKIPLRYKELVTGKRAREIIAILWILSFIIGLIPFVGWNRKHLACPRNKPNRTSNSSDAAPMETGFSQSCHLECLFENVVDMSYMVYFNFFGCVLPPLLIMLGIYIKIFTVARKQLRQIELKCSVSNGENHHHGLLQREIRAAKSLSIIVGLFAVCWLPVHILNCLTLFYNNLEKPSFIMNIAIILSHTNSAVNPIIYAYRIQEFRVTFRKILNRHFFCQRDELYRSSNRSSSHRDQITMTIDPLL, encoded by the exons ATGGATTCGCTGTACATCGCTATTGAGCTGCTGATCGCCGTGCTGTCCATCTCCGGTAATGTGCTGGTGTGCTGGGCTGTGGCCATCAACTCCAATCTCAAGAACGCCACCAATTACTTTCTGGTGTCACTAGCCGTGGCAGATATTCTGGTTGGCTGTCTTGCCATCCCTTTTGCCATCACTATAAGCGTTGGTCTGCGCTCAGACTTCTATGGATGCCTTTTCCTGGCGTGTTTCGTTCTGGTACTGACTCAAAGTTCAATATTTAGTCTTCTGGCGGTTGCCATCGACAGATATCTGGCTGTAAAAATCCCCCTGAG GTATAAGGAGCTTGTCACAGGGAAAAGGGCAAGAGAGATCATTGCCATTTTATGGATCTTATCCTTCATCATTGGACTCATTCCATTTGTGGGCTGGAACCGTAAACACTTGGCCTGTCCTAGAAACAAACCCAACAGAACCAGCAATAGCAGTGATGCTGCTCCGATGGAAACGGGCTTCTCGCAAAGCTGCCACCTCGAGTGTTTATTCGAGAACGTGGTGGACATGAGCTACATGGTGTACTTCAACTTCTTCGGTTGTGTGCTGCCGCCTCTGCTCATCATGCTGGGCATTTACATCAAGATCTTCACAGTGGCACGTAAACAGCTACGTCAGATCGAGCTCAAATGCAGCGTGAGTAACGGTGAGAATCACCACCACGGCCTGCTGCAGCGGGAGATTCGTGCCGCCAAATCCCTCTCCATCATCGTGGGCCTGTTCGCTGTCTGCTGGCTGCCCGTGCACATCTTGAACTGCCTCACTCTGTTCTACAACAACCTGGAGAAGCCCAGCTTTATCATGAACATCGCCATCATCCTCTCGCACACCAACTCCGCCGTCAATCCCATCATCTACGCCTACCGCATCCAGGAGTTCAGGGTCACTTTTAGGAAGATTCTGAACCGCCATTTCTTTTGTCAGCGGGACGAGTTGTATCGCAGCTCCAATAGAAGCAGCAGTCACAGAGACCAGATTACAATGACCATCGACCCTCTGCTTTAA